One Kitasatospora sp. MAP12-44 DNA segment encodes these proteins:
- a CDS encoding cobyrinate a,c-diamide synthase gives MDIPRLVIAAPSSGAGKTTVATGLMAALAARGLEVSPHKVGPDYIDPGYHALATGRPGRNLDAFLCGPERIAPLFLHGAAGADVAVVEGVMGMFDGASGRGELASTAHVSKLLRAPVVLVVDGSSQSRSVAALVHGFASWDPEVRLAGVILNRVASDRHEQLLREALEEGSGVPVLGSVRRHAAVATPSRHLGLVPVVERSAQAVQAVRDMGELIAASVDLEAVLALARSAPPIRDEPWDPAAEVAAISGERPRIALAGGAAFSFSYAENAELLAAAGAEVLPFDPLHDTALPDGTSGLVIGGGFPEVYASELSSNARLRAAVAQLAASGAPIAAECAGLLYLGRELDGLAMCGVLDSTATMTERLTLGYREAVALHDSPLAVTGTRVRGHEFHRTACTPAAGPTPAWAWRTPTGAPHTEGFTSATVHASYLHVHWAGAPQLAERFVRSASSTPVQ, from the coding sequence ATGGACATCCCCCGTCTCGTCATCGCCGCGCCCTCCTCGGGTGCGGGCAAGACCACCGTGGCCACCGGGCTGATGGCGGCGCTGGCCGCCCGCGGCCTGGAGGTCTCGCCGCACAAGGTCGGCCCGGACTACATCGACCCCGGCTACCACGCGCTCGCCACCGGGCGGCCCGGGCGCAACCTGGACGCCTTCCTGTGCGGGCCGGAGCGGATCGCGCCGCTCTTCCTGCACGGCGCGGCGGGGGCCGACGTGGCGGTGGTCGAGGGCGTCATGGGGATGTTCGACGGGGCTTCCGGGCGTGGCGAGTTGGCCTCCACCGCGCATGTCTCCAAGCTGCTGCGGGCACCGGTGGTGCTGGTGGTGGACGGCTCCTCGCAGTCCCGCTCGGTGGCCGCGCTGGTGCACGGCTTCGCCTCCTGGGATCCCGAGGTGCGGCTCGCCGGGGTGATCCTCAACCGGGTCGCCTCCGACCGGCACGAGCAACTGCTGCGCGAGGCGCTCGAGGAGGGCTCGGGCGTGCCGGTGCTGGGCTCGGTGCGGCGGCACGCGGCGGTCGCCACCCCGTCCCGGCACCTGGGCCTGGTCCCGGTGGTGGAGCGCTCCGCGCAGGCCGTCCAGGCGGTCCGCGACATGGGTGAACTCATCGCCGCGTCGGTCGACTTGGAGGCTGTGCTGGCGCTGGCCCGGTCTGCGCCGCCGATCCGTGACGAGCCCTGGGACCCGGCCGCCGAGGTGGCGGCGATCAGTGGCGAGCGACCGCGGATCGCACTGGCGGGCGGGGCGGCGTTCTCGTTCTCGTACGCGGAGAACGCCGAACTGCTGGCAGCGGCCGGGGCCGAGGTGCTGCCCTTCGATCCCCTGCACGACACCGCGCTACCTGACGGTACGTCAGGACTGGTGATCGGCGGGGGCTTTCCCGAGGTGTACGCCTCGGAGCTCAGTTCCAATGCCCGACTGCGCGCGGCGGTCGCCCAGTTGGCGGCCTCCGGTGCGCCGATCGCCGCCGAGTGCGCCGGACTGCTCTACCTCGGGCGGGAGTTGGACGGCCTGGCGATGTGCGGCGTACTGGACTCCACGGCCACCATGACCGAGCGGCTCACCCTCGGCTACCGCGAGGCCGTCGCGCTGCACGACAGCCCGCTGGCGGTCACCGGCACCCGGGTGCGCGGCCACGAGTTCCACCGCACCGCCTGCACCCCCGCCGCCGGCCCCACCCCCGCCTGGGCCTGGCGCACCCCCACCGGCGCCCCGCACACCGAGGGCTTCACCTCCGCCACCGTGCACGCCTCCTACCTGCACGTCCACTGGGCGGGCGCGCCGCAGCTGGCCGAGCGCTTCGTCCGCAGCGCGAGCTCAACGCCTGTGCAGTAG
- the cobO gene encoding cob(I)yrinic acid a,c-diamide adenosyltransferase translates to MPQGQPTSVPEDGLTTRQRRTQPITAVHTGPGKGKSTAAFGLALRAWNQGWPIGVFQFVKSAKWKVGEENALKVLGASGEGGTVAWHKMGEGWSWVQRGMESSEEAAKEGWEQVKRDLAAETYRLYVLDEFTYPMHWGWVDVDEVVAVLKDRPGSQHVVITGRYAAEPLIELADLVTEMTKVKHPMDAGRKGQRGIEW, encoded by the coding sequence ATGCCGCAGGGACAGCCGACCAGCGTTCCCGAGGACGGTCTGACGACCCGTCAGCGCCGTACCCAGCCGATCACCGCCGTGCACACCGGCCCCGGCAAGGGCAAGTCCACCGCCGCCTTCGGCCTCGCGCTGCGGGCCTGGAACCAGGGCTGGCCGATCGGGGTGTTCCAGTTCGTCAAGTCCGCCAAGTGGAAGGTGGGCGAGGAGAACGCGCTGAAGGTGCTGGGCGCCTCCGGCGAGGGCGGCACGGTCGCCTGGCACAAGATGGGCGAGGGCTGGTCCTGGGTGCAGCGCGGGATGGAGTCCAGCGAGGAGGCCGCCAAGGAGGGCTGGGAGCAGGTCAAGCGCGACCTCGCCGCCGAGACCTACCGGCTGTATGTGCTGGACGAGTTCACCTACCCCATGCACTGGGGCTGGGTGGACGTGGACGAGGTGGTCGCGGTGCTGAAGGACCGCCCCGGCTCGCAGCACGTGGTGATCACCGGCCGGTACGCGGCCGAGCCGCTGATCGAACTCGCCGACCTGGTCACCGAGATGACCAAGGTCAAGCACCCGATGGACGCGGGCCGCAAGGGCCAGCGCGGGATCGAGTGGTAG